From Odontesthes bonariensis isolate fOdoBon6 chromosome 21, fOdoBon6.hap1, whole genome shotgun sequence, a single genomic window includes:
- the lpar2a gene encoding lysophosphatidic acid receptor 2a, which yields MSEWMGVPERGVLNTCNYSHNVTFFYNWVGKEISQKWSTRDIVVIGLGLTVCAIVVLANLMVMVAILKNCRFHYPIYYLLANMAAADLFAGVAYANLMLNTGPWTRALTKKQWYIRSALIDISLTASVANLLAVAVERHQTVITMQLHSNMTKRRVVLLIFCIWAAGVFMGLIPSIFWNCECDLDDCSTVAPLYSRRFLIFWAVFNLLTFFIMVAMYTRIFIYVKCQSRYTSEQARDMRHNQTIINLMKTIAMVLGAFVICWTPGLVILLLDGLLGKNSNANKYEKYCLVIAECNSLVNPIIYSLRDAEMRRTFKWILCRLCRGGADPQREPSTIKMDSPLQELTLGCEKSEDQALWRR from the exons tccCTGAGAGAGGTGTGTTGAATACCTGCAACTACAGCCACAACGTCACCTTCTTCTACAACTGGGTGGGGAAGGAGATCAGTCAAAAGTGGAGTACGCGGGACATTGTGGTCATCGGACTGGGCTTGACAGTATGTGCTATCGTAGTCCTGGCTAACCTGATGGTGATGGTAGCCATACTCAAGAACTGCCGTTTCCACTACCCCATCTACTATCTCCTGGCCAACATGGCTGCAGCAGACTTGTTTGCAGGTGTTGCCTACGCTAATCTGATGTTGAACACAGGCCCCTGGACCAGAGCACTAACTAAGAAGCAGTGGTACATCCGCAGTGCTTTGATTGACATCAGTTTGACTGCCTCTGTAGCAAACCTCCTTGCTGTGGCTGTGGAGCGCCACCAGACTGTTATCACCATGCAGCTGCACAGCAACATGACAAAGCGGCGTGTGGTGCTGCTCATATTCTGCATCTGGGCAGCTGGCGTCTTCATGGGTCTGATTCCCTCAATATTTTGGAACTGCGAATGTGATCTTGATGACTGCTCCACCGTTGCTCCCCTCTATAGCCGCCGCTTCCTTATTTTTTGGGCCGTTTTCAACCTTCTCACCTTTTTCATTATGGTGGCCATGTACACCAGAATCTTCATTTACGTGAAGTGCCAGAGTCGCTACACGTCTGAGCAGGCCAGAGATATGCGACACAATCAGACGATCATCAACCTGATGAAAACCATCGCCATGGTTCTGG GTGCCTTTGTAATCTGCTGGACGCCTGGCCTCGTGATTCTCCTACTCGACGGACTGTTGGGTAAAAACAGCAATGCCAACAAGTATGAGAAGTACTGTTTGGTGATCGCAGAGTGCAATTCTCTGGTCAATCCAATCATTTATTCTCTACGGGACGCCGAGATGCGGCGGACGTTCAAGTGGATCTTGTGCCGTCTGTGTCGGGGGGGTGCAGATCCGCAAAGGGAGCCATCGACGATCAAGATGGACTCTCCACTGCAGGAG cTCACTCTCGGCTGTGAGAAGTCAGAGGACCAGGCCCTGTGGAGGCGTTAG